Proteins co-encoded in one Myxosarcina sp. GI1 genomic window:
- a CDS encoding helix-turn-helix transcriptional regulator: MKTLQVKRVQESIGDFPGLGQRIKEARENDPRSLSQICRDCNISRSYWYQLESEDMRSPATEEIIRRIEQELNVDLGVKFEN, encoded by the coding sequence ATGAAAACATTGCAAGTCAAACGAGTTCAGGAGAGTATTGGTGATTTCCCAGGTTTGGGACAGCGAATCAAAGAAGCTAGAGAGAACGATCCTCGTTCTTTAAGCCAAATTTGTCGTGATTGTAATATTAGTCGTTCTTACTGGTATCAATTAGAGTCAGAAGATATGAGATCGCCAGCAACCGAAGAAATTATTAGGAGGATTGAACAAGAATTGAATGTAGATTTGGGAGTTAAATTTGAAAACTAA